DNA sequence from the Prolixibacter sp. SD074 genome:
CCATGTTGCATTCCTTTTATGCTGATCAATTTATCTGAAAGCTCGGTAAGTCGTTTAGCAATTCCTTTTACGGCGATTATTTCCAAACATTTATCCTTTTCCAGCATAAAGCGTTGGGTCGACAGGATTTCGTCGAAGTGGTTTTCCTGCAAAGCCGATAACTGGTTCAATAATTCGCGCTTATGCGGATCATAAATCAGGGTAACTGCACCTGCCACCTGGTTATTGCACTGCCATTTGTGTTCCACCATGTTTTTGCTGATCAAATGGCGGATGGCTTGTGAACGGTTCGAGAACTGGTTCTCTTTCACGTATTCATCAAGTGAATCGAGCAGTTCCTGTTCTATGGATATGCCAAAACGCGAGACAGTCATGGTAACAATAATTATAAAATTAGTAACACGATCAAA
Encoded proteins:
- the nikR gene encoding nickel-responsive transcriptional regulator NikR, which translates into the protein MTVSRFGISIEQELLDSLDEYVKENQFSNRSQAIRHLISKNMVEHKWQCNNQVAGAVTLIYDPHKRELLNQLSALQENHFDEILSTQRFMLEKDKCLEIIAVKGIAKRLTELSDKLISIKGMQHGKLTMTRAD